In Zingiber officinale cultivar Zhangliang chromosome 1A, Zo_v1.1, whole genome shotgun sequence, the DNA window AAATTCATTATCATTACCTAGGTCATAAAATTCAGAATGAGTTGATTTTTACTTTAGCTAATAATGTTAAAAGtgttatcattaataaaattaaagaaacaaaatatttttcaataattcttgattgtaccctagatataagtcatcaagaacaaatgacttttatagtacgatgtgttaatatgtcaggtaataaagtgaaaatagaggagtactttttagagtttctaaaagtagatgatacatcTGGTTTAAGACTTTTTAACGAATTATAAAATGTGTTAAAATCACTTGATCTTAGTATCgaaaatattagaggtcaaggttatgataatggttccaatatgaaaggaaaacaccaaGGAGTTCAAAAGAGGTTACTTGAAATAAATCCAAGAGCATTGTATATGCCATGtgcttgtcatagtcttaatttaaCTCTTAGTGATATGACACATTCTTGTGTTAAAGCTGTTTCTTTTTTTGGAGTAGTGCAGCGTATATATACATTATTTTCAAGTTCTCCTTAGAGATGGAAAATTTTACTTAATAATGTGAAGGGATTAACTATCAAATCTTTGTCGAATACTCGTTGGGAAAGTTGTATTAAAAGTGTTCAAGCTATTAGATTTCAAATTGTGAAAGTGAGCGCAGCTTtacttgaattaaataatatttatgatGATGCAAAGTCAATAATTGAAGCTgaaagtttagttaattcaatcgaaaaatttgaatttttacttggtatggtcatttggtatgatatcttatttgctataaacatggtgagtaagAAATTACAATCAAAATCTATGTGCATTGAATCTGCCATGAAACAATTAGAAGGTTAATCctattttttgaaaagtatatGCTACAAGTTTGACTATTGCTAAGAGTCTTGTATTAGATATGAATATAGAGCCAATATTTGCAACAAAACGTCGTATTTTTAGGAAAAGACAATTTAAtgaaagagaagatgatgaagtttcATTATCATTATAAGAGtcttttagaattgattattttattgttgttgtggACATGACAATTGCTTCTTTAAAATGTAGATTTGGGCAAATGAAAACCTTGGAAAATATATATGACtttttatttgattcaaaaaCATTAAGAATTTTGGATGATGATGAATTGAGAAaatagtgtgtcaatttaaaatctACTTTAACTCATGACAACGCATCagatgttgagttagatgatttatttactgaattaaaaatattacaaacgACTTTACCAAATATGATAATGTTTGCAATTGATATTCTTGAATTTATTCAAAGTATAGATTATTATCCAAATGTAGCAATTGCTTATAGAATTTTGTTGACTATATCTGTTACAGTAGCATCGGCTgaaagaaatttttcaaaattaaaattattaaaaacatatatgagatcgtcaatgtctcaagaaagattaaatggATTGACAATTTTATATAATGAGAAAGACATCTTGGAAAATCTTGAAACTGATAATATTATAGAAGATTTTGCAAATAGAAATGCTAGAAGAAGTTATTatagataaattatatattattagaaatttatttgggatatcattttattattttgcccAGGGCCTCCTGAGTCGAAGGACCGGGGCTGACTAGAAATTTTTATCTTCCAATTATAatgcatgcatgtacatgcatgtaattaatatctacatatgatattactaaaatacccatGCATACACATGCATGTAGGGGTGTAAATAAACCAAGTCACTCGCaagctattcgaaactcgattcgataaaagctcgtttgagctcatttaatgaggctcgttaagataaacaaaccaagctcaagcttcgtaatattcggctcgttagctcgtgaacatattcgttaagctcattaagcaagtttaaataaaaaaaataatagttttgatattgaatttataaattttacactctacttatgaaaaatatagacaaatatattaaatttatttattagaataaaattataaattttaataatattattataattttttctaaatatataatttagttttgaatgaatatttaaatttataacttatatttattaaactcgtttaggctcgataaaagcttgaataagctcgtgagtcatgaatatattcgttaaataaaatttgaacttggctcgattataaacgagtcaagttcaaacattcaagagttcggctcggttcgactcgattacacccctacatGCATGTATATATTCTGGATGGTCAAATTCTGATTATTTAGCATTACTACCAAGCCCAAGTCTACTTTCCACCGGCCCAATTTAAATGCAATGGGTCATTATTGGACCTAGACGATTCTATATATTCGCATTGCTAGTCAAAACCCTAGCCGTTCATGTCTCTCGCGTACGGGGGTTCTCTCTGGCGTCTCTGCGGTGATTTTAATTGCTTTTCGCCTTGAGCTTCATTTCTATTTCTTAATGCATTTTGTTCCTGAAATTTCTTGTGCCCCACTCTCGTGATAGTTTCTCGCGTCTTTCTTGTTCGATCGCATTGCAGTAGGCCTCTGGGTATTTGATTATGCTCTTGCTGCTTGATTATGTGCATACTCTGGTCGGTTTAGACGGTGTTTTCATGAGAATCTATTCGTAGATTCGGCAGACAGAGTTGATCTTTGAAGATCTTAATATACtgaaaaattatattatgagAAAGAGTTTGGATTTCTGCAACGGCATCTAACTTTATCTTTTGAAGCCATTAAATCCATGAGCGCTTTTTCattcagaatttttttttcactatTGGAGCTTCGAGTGAAATACAAATGACTAGATATTTGTATTTCTCATACTGCTCCGCAAATTGAATTTGCCGCTACATAATGGCAAATCGGTGCAATTCCTTTTTGCCTCTTCATGGTACGCGGCACAAATATTTGTTCCCTGGACAACCGAGAATTTAACCGTGCATTTGACAATAAATTTCAACAAAACGATAACAAAGAGATTGGTTCTTGAAAATTTCAATTACCAACGAAAAAATGATTGCATTAGCATCACAAATTAATTCtacaaattaagaaaaaaaaacttgagaAATCAGGCGGAAAATGTGCAGAAATCGTAATCCAATGATGTTTTTTTCTATCCACCTTGTGATTGATTCGCATTCTGACCACAAAATTCTGTTGAAACTAAACTTCTGTAATTCTACATATCGGAAATAATTAACATGATATTTACAATCTCAATTCCCAACTTGGAGTTAATTAACACGAGATTAACAGTAGCAGACATTTAGCATTCAACCAAAAATAGGTAAATAAACCGGAGACTTGAAACGAACAATAAAGTAACTTTGCACGGATTGCAACGGCGATGCAAATTGAGGCTTTCTATCGCTCGATCCGATACCAGACGACGATTCCAGCTACCGAGTCTCCTGTTTCAGCCTTTCATGAAAAATGACTACGATACTTTAAAATTCTGGCCTTTACCTTGTTTCTCTGAGTCTTCCAACTAATTCAGCAGATCGGACACCCATTCGACGTCAGGTGCGGCCTCTGCTTCGTCAAAGATACCATTTTTACTCAGCCTCTCGAACATCTTCGCCCGTAGCTCACGCCCCGACTCCACTCTCCCCGTCGGCAGATGCTCCTCCGGCCAACCGGCAGTCACGCCCACCGGAGTCGACGGCAAGCTTCGGAAAGTAGTGTCGAATCCAACAGCCGCCCCCCGCGGGGAGACGAAACCGGTGTTCCCCATCTGCAACCCCCTCGTATTCGGCATAGACTCCGCCCTGTTCAGCTGCAACTGCCTTAGCGATGCCACTATCTCGTTCATACTCGAGCTAGCTGGCCACGACGCCCGCAGCAGCTTGCCGCCGCTAGGCGAAATCGGCGGAGATTCCGCCGGTGGAGACTTTGGCGGCGAGATGAGTGTCGAAGTCGGGGAGGAGGCGAGGCCTTTGGAAAAGCTATAGTGCAAAGAGGACTGGTTACGCAGAGGCGACCCGTCGTACGACTCCCGCACCGCGGCGCTCTGCCTCAGAAACGGCGTCTGCAGCACGCGGAGCTGATCGGGAGTGTGCGCGAAGAAGCAAACGCGGCGGCGGCAGTCGGTGCCGTCCTTGCAGGGCTGGGTCCTGTAGCGGTCCGGGTGGAGCCAACACTCGAACACTCCGTGCGCGAGTTCGCAGGCGTCTCCGCGCTTGCACCCAACGGGTTTGCGGAAGTCCGGACAGGCAGTGCCGGAGTAGCTGTGCTTCCGCAGGTCGCGTCGGCGTGCCTTCTCGCCCGGGTGAGCAAAAGGGCAATCGGCCCAGTCGTGCGACCGCCCGCGGCCGCAAAACTTCACCTTGAAGTCGTAGATCCTGAATTCGTCCGACGCGTACGCGTCCACCATCGGCGGCGCGTCGGATCCGGAATCAACTTCTTCCTCGTGGGTTGGGTAGAACTGCAAGGAAGCCAGCATGGCCTCGTCGAAGGGTGGGCAGTCGCCTGCAGTGATCACGCCGCTGACGTGAAAAGGAGAGGATGCGAAGTTCCCGACCGTCAAATCATCGAGAGGAGTCCGCGGGGGAACGCTGGCTATCGGATTGAGATGACTAATCCCTCTTCCGATCATCATAAACGCCGTCTGTCCGTCAATTGCCGTCTTCATCTCGCTCGGAGCGAAGCTTATATAAATGGCAAAGGTGGCGACCGTGGTTGGGTCAGAATGTAACCGCGGTATAAGAATATCTCGGGGTCTGAATCGGAGTGAGTGGGCGACGGCGTCGTGGCAGTAGGAGAAGAAAAGCGACGACGAGTCGCATCCGGCTGGGGTTCGAAGCTACCGGGGGACGGTACTTTAGTGCGCGGTGGCCTGCGGCGGACACGTGGAGATAGAAGAAAGGCATCGTGGACGTGCGCTATTTCTGTCAAGTGACGCGTCGCCCCTCTTCGCTCGAGTAGTCCGATATATCCATCACGGGCATCGAGTATTGGTGCTGACGGATCGTAGGGTCGATATAAGTCGGTGGTGGCGTACGAACGCTTCGATTTACTCGGGACAGTTTGTCACATCAGCCCCCGTAATCTAGAATTTTCGGAATTTTATTGAAAGTTTCAATATTAAAactgaaaaattaaaataagtatCATCGTACCCctcttatatttttatatttaaatacttactttatctatttaaaaatttaataaatatatacctacattaaaaaaataagagtACAATAATTAAAGTCATCAAAATTTTATAGGTCCGTAAATCAAAATCAATGTACCTGTAACTCTCTTAAAAATGTTTAtattttagtttgaatttaaaaatataaattaaactagtaaatttttaaatttacatgataaaatttatcataaattcAATATAAAACTTAGAACATTGATATTCAAGGTCGGTTTTGAAACATGTCATAAAAAATGATGCTTAAGGTTCTCATTTTTGAGGGTCTCAAATTTATCATACATATATAattagattgttttaataaaaatttaaaaaatatattttattgattattttaataaagacaaaaaaaaatatttatcattaaaatttaataaaaaaaaaataaaaaaaaaaaagaaataacctTTTTCATTTCTAAGATTTTATTCATGTGCAATTCTTTTTTATTAATTTGTTAGAAGTCAAAATACTTTAAAGAGTGAAGTCTGAGTTTTGGaagttaattttttcttttctcctttaaatcTCTTTTAATTAAATCAGAAAAGTTTATTatccaattaaaattttaatttcatcaatatataaacttacaacATAAGTTAActacttatctatatttttttcttattatcaatattcaatattgatttttaatattatattgaagttcaatattttatgatttttcttatagATTTGAAAGAGTTTAAATAAATTATCCTAATTTTAATCATCATATAATAGATTATATTGATTGCTTAAATATAAATCATGTTTTGTTGATCttttactattattttcactGCTTGTATTTGTTTTGTTATTAGTTTGTTGCTAATTTTGAGTGTTTTTACACTTGAGATTTCTAATACAAACATGTTTCCAAAGAAATATTGATCTAGGAgacgaaaagaaaaaaaaaaagagtgctAACTATACTAGTAATTGTAATATTAACagaaagaaatttttctaaactaAAATTGATAAAATCATACTTGTATTCAATATCTCAGGAAAAATTATATGACTTGACAATTTTATGCACTTAAAATGAGGTGTTAGAAAAACATAATTTTGAACTTTATTAATGATTTTATTTCTCAAAATGCTAGaagatttagattttttttcaatgattatttgatatttttttatattagtaGATATTGTACTTTTTGGAGAAGCTTTGAAAATAGGTTTTGTATGGTGTTGCACTTTTTGATGAATattgagaaatatatttttttatagagtttatcatattttaaatgaaatatattttttaaaaaatttctattaaACTCTATTCAAATTGCATGTtagtaaatatttttttctttacggACTCTTTTTCTCTTTTCGCCAAGGCCCCCAAAAGTCAGGGTCGCCCTGTAGATACTAATACCATCAATAAATTTCTAGGACTTATCTAATTCATCACatattaaattttcaaattttcaaataatATATTAATCAGTGATCACTAatgaacttagaaaattttgattcaCTTCACTCCTTAATATATCTATcttcttaaatttaaatttgaattcaatagcataaatttaaaatattaaatttgtaagattgataaaatttatcacaaaTTTTTGAATGTTAAAATTGTATTCATCAGTCTATTTGGCTAATGTATTTAGACAAACCCTAAATCATGTCAaataaaaatcaatatatttctaGGAGCCTCCTTAATATATTCATGTCCtttaaatcaaaatcaataaattttaaaatttgtatcAACGTAATAAAATTTATCTCAAATTCATTATAAACATTAGGATAATAATACTCTATTAGTCAATCTCGTATAAAATCAATTGATAGATTTAGATAATTTTGaatcatttaaaattaaaatgaatgtATTCTTGTAAATCTTATTGATATATTCATGCTATCATATCTGTTTGTATGAATtgagaataataaatttttaaataggctgaaaaaattttaaacatgaaaaactagaggaatataataaaaatgttatatatatatgtatttttaaaattataaaaaaataaaaaatagataatAATGAGACTTTTTGAGATGATTTAGTAAAATACCATATAATTTTGACTATCCTTCGTCTGGATGTCGTCATATTATAAGAAATCTCATTTTGTCATTTAAAATGAATCAAGagatatcttcaataatttatcaaaaagatatattaagatttttgaatttattaaaagaCACTAAATTTACTAAAATTCGCTCAGggcaaatatatttatataaatatatattatattatctaTAACTGTTAATGAAACATttcaacttaataaaattaaagaatgCATATCTTAGGGAGATTCGATAATGTCCATGCAGCTGTCCTTGTAGTGGACCTTTAAATGTGTAATAGAGCTCCTTGTGCTAGTAAAATATTCCTCAGCTCTTCTCCTTCACCAACAACATTTCCCAAAGCCCTAGCACACTGCTCAGCAATGGGCACTAAACTCTTCTCTACCAGATAAATAGTTGATGTAATACTCATCaggtctattttttttattagggCTGATTGTTTTCCATATCAGGCTCAATATGAATATGATATAAAGAGATATTAGATTGAAGTTTAGCCTGATATAAGTGTAGGGTCGAAAGCGTTAGAGgaggaggggaggtgaatagtgctcgtggttAATTCGTTCGTTTCGTAAAACACCCAAAATACGTAGCGGAATAATGAAAAGagacaaacgctaacacaatttcttttacttggttcggagtatgtgtcgactcctacttcaagacccgcACGTGtgttttcgatggacaatcactataagctcgagcaTTTTTACAAACAAGTAAATACAAGTATTGAACTTAAAAGATTATACCAACAATACAAAGATGATGAAAATAGTCGTCGATTGTTGGAATAGCAGAGCATTGTTGAAACATTCGGAGCAGCGCCCAGGAGCACAAGTTGTTCTGTTTTCCGTTATCTTCAAAGTGCTGCCCGAGGTTCCTTTTATAGTCTCTTCAGATATGATCCAGATCCTCGAAACTcgtgatcaagtttgacccgaagcagatcggtcgaccgatccccatgttcggtcaaccgatccgatgatctcctcctcatccgatccgatCACCTCGGCTTCGATCCGATCACCCTGGCTTCGTTCAGGTCAACTCTTATCctcagttcggtcgaccgaacctggggatcggtcgactgatccctcgaTTGAACCCGATCTGTAATCTGGAAATCTGATCCTATTGTACTggggtttgatcgaccgatctagttgttcgatcgactgatcaaggcTAAGTCTGACCCTGCAGaattattagtttcctgcaaaacagagttacaCAAATAGTAGATAATAtcaaacaaataagttgacagccttcgaactatccggttctgacttcggatttcctcagAAAAACCCTAAGTCGAACTGACGTCTACTGTTTCCTcaccagggaacgcgtcctcacctacttcactcaggagagtttacctatttgccagattgatcctctagaccaactagacttttgctcagcattcgaatttccaagactttctgctagacgttcattccatgacccgcccagtcttccacccggttcgcgacaccaggatttcaacctagagtccccgactctagggtttttgcCCGAAACTTtcgacctgtcaagactttccgcctagggttaccggcccctagggttttccacctgtctaacctcAGCTAGGACTTCTCCTCACATAGGGTTagcaccccctaagacctagggttacta includes these proteins:
- the LOC122020619 gene encoding zinc finger CCCH domain-containing protein 2-like translates to MKTAIDGQTAFMMIGRGISHLNPIASVPPRTPLDDLTVGNFASSPFHVSGVITAGDCPPFDEAMLASLQFYPTHEEEVDSGSDAPPMVDAYASDEFRIYDFKVKFCGRGRSHDWADCPFAHPGEKARRRDLRKHSYSGTACPDFRKPVGCKRGDACELAHGVFECWLHPDRYRTQPCKDGTDCRRRVCFFAHTPDQLRVLQTPFLRQSAAVRESYDGSPLRNQSSLHYSFSKGLASSPTSTLISPPKSPPAESPPISPSGGKLLRASWPASSSMNEIVASLRQLQLNRAESMPNTRGLQMGNTGFVSPRGAAVGFDTTFRSLPSTPVGVTAGWPEEHLPTGRVESGRELRAKMFERLSKNGIFDEAEAAPDVEWVSDLLN